One Oncorhynchus keta strain PuntledgeMale-10-30-2019 unplaced genomic scaffold, Oket_V2 Un_contig_17400_pilon_pilon, whole genome shotgun sequence genomic window, tctgctctgcatactgtatgttattagtagtatctgcatactgtatgttattagtagtatctgctctgcatactgtatgttattagtagtatctgctctgcatactgtatgtgttattagtagtatctgcatactgtatgttattagtagtatctgctctgcatactgtatgttattagtagtatctgcatactgtatgttattagtagtatctgctctgcatactgtatgtgttattagtagtatctgcatactgtatgttattagTAATATCTgctctgcatactgtatgttattagtagtatctgctctgcatactgtatgtgttattagtagtatctgcatactgtatgttattagtagtatctgctctgcatactgtatgttattagtagtatctgctctgcatactgtatgttattagtagtatctgcatactgtatgttattagtagtatctgcatactgtatgttattagtagtatctgcatactgtatgttattaatagtatctgcatactgtatgttattagTAGCAGGGTTTTCTGTCAACCTGTGAGAAAATATACCACAATGAATACACCAattacatcatcatcacatccctGAAAACAAAACAACACGACCAATTGTCTTTTTACTGTTTATTATTAAAATAGTTTTCTGGTAGTTttgcataatgtgtgtgtattaagctgacagagagtgtgtgtgtgtgtgtgtgtgtgtgtgtgtgtgtgtgtgtgtgtgtgtgtgtgtgtgtgtgtgtgtgtgtgtgtgtgtgtgtgtgtgtcaggtggaaGGGGGGCTGGTGTGGAGTCCTCCTGTTGGTTAGGGGGATTAGGGCAGGGGGGTTTATGAGGTTAGGGGGCTTACAGGGGGGGGTTTCTTataatttttttaacctttatttaacttggcaagtcagttatgaacaaatgcttatttacaatgacggcctcccccGGCCAAgccctaactcggacgacgctgggccaattgtgctccgccctatgggtcgtctcccaatcacgtccggttgtgatacatcctggaatcgaaccagttCTATAGTGACggctcaagcactgagatgcagtgccttagaccgctgcgccactcaggagtcaGCTGGTTAGTTATTGAAGCGGACCCGTCGCATGGAGCCCACTGTGCTGCTCTGGGAGCCCCAGTCAGAGGCGTTGTTGTAGTCACGTTTCTCCAAGACATAGTGGGGACCTCTGTAGTTAGGCTCCTGGTACACCACCCAGCtgaagagacaggaaggaaggaaggaaggaaggaaggaaggaaggaaggaaggaaggaaggaaggaaggaaggaaggaaggaaggaaggaaggaaggcaggcaggcaggaaggaaggaaggaaggaagacaggcaggcaggcaggcaggcaggcaggcaggaagtaAGGAAGgaagtcaggcaggcaggcaggcaagcaggcaggcaggcaggcaggcaggcaggcaggcaggcaggcagggaggcaggaaggcaggcaggcaggaaggaaggaaggaaggaaggaaggaaggaaggaaggaaggaaggaaggcaggcagggcaggcaggaggcaggcaggaaggaagggaggcaggtaggaaggaaggcagggaggcaggaaggcaggcagggcaggaaggaaggaaggaaaggaagggaaggaaggaaggaaggcaggcaggcaggcaggaaggaaggaaggaaggcagggaaggcaggaaggcaggaaggaaggaaggaaggaaggaaggcaggtaggaaggaaggaaggaaggaaggaaggaaggaaggaaggaaggaaggcaggcaggcaggcaggcaggaaggaaggcaggcaggcaggcaggtaggaaggaaggcagggaggcaggaaggcaggcaggaaggaaggcaggcaggcaggcaggcaggcaggaaggaaggaaggaaggaaggaagggaaggaaggaaaggaaggaaggaaggaaggaaggaaggaaggaaggaaggaaggaaggtaggaaggaaggaaggaaggaaggaaggaaggaaggaaggaaggaaggaaggcaggaaggaggaaggaaggcaggaaggaaggaaggaaggacagacaggcaggaaggaaggaaggaagcaaGGCAGGGACAGAAAAAGAAATGTGGTGATTAGGGtgcaatatgtagggaatagggtgcaatatgtagggaatagggtgcactatgtagggaatagggtgcactatgtagggaatagggtgccattagccTCTGACCTGGGTATCTGGACCTGGTAGGTCTAGGAGGATAGCggcagccctattccctacgctCCTCCCAGGACACGGATAGAGGCAGCCCTGTTCAGACTGTATATTATAGAGGGGTACTTACGCCCCTCCCAGGACACGGATAGAGGCAGCCCTGTTCAGACTGTATATTATAGAGGGGTACTTACGCCCCTCCCAGGACACGGATAGAGGCAGCCCTGTTCAGACTGTATATTATAGAGGGGTACTTACGCCCCTCCCAGGACACGGATAGAGGCAGCCCTGTTCAGACTGTAGCGAGTCATCATGTTGGGGATGTCAtcctgtagttctgtcttctTACCAGAGAACCCAGCCCTCTCAAATAGATGGGCTCGGGCAGGAGACGAGTCCTGGGAGAGACGATACagagggttagtgtgtgtgtgtgtttgtcccagtCTGTGTGGGTCGTCCTCAGGGGGATAGTTGTACCAGGTTGGCCAATAACAGAAACTCGTGGCTAGTCATTTTAGTTTGAGATTAtttcccttgtgtgtgtgtgtgtgtgtgtgtgtgtgtgtgtgtgtgtgtgtgtgtgtgtgttcctatgcctctccatctcacctgtTTGACTGAGCGCACCGAGGAGACATGGTCCACCTGGGCACACCACTTGTCGTAGCAGTTGTACTCTCCCTTCTCTGCCATGTCCCACAGGTACTGACGTCCTCTGAAGTTCTCCTGCTCGTAGCCCACCCATCTgaaccacacacacatagagacaacCTCTGAAATTCTCCTGCTCGTAGCCCACCCATCTgaaccacacacacatagagacaacCTCTGAAGATCTCCTGCTCGTAGCCCACCCATCTgaaccacacacacatagacacaaccTCTGAAGATCTCCTGCTCGTAGCCCACCCATCTgaaccacacacacatagagacaacCTCTGAAGATCTCCTGCTCGTAGCCCACCCAtctgaaccacacacacacatagacacaaccTCTGAAGTTCTCCTGCTCGTAGCCCACCCATCTgaaccacacacacatagacacaaccTCTGAAGATCTCCTGCTCGTAGCCCACCCATCTgaaccacacacacatagacacaaccTCTGAAGATCTCCTGCTCGTAGCCCACCCAtctgaaccacacacacacagacacaacctctGAACAGTGGAACAATGACTGCAGACAACAACAGGGTGGTGGAGGGGAAAACTAGGGACAAGATACATCTATATGTCTTAGGATGAACACATTAAGAATGTAATTGTGAAAGAACGTGATTGGCCAGATCTGAATTACTGCAATGATACTGAAAATAATTTCCTGCTCGGAATTCTATTCTATTTGATTCTATTCTCGTTTGTTCTGAATGATATTGGTATTTTTTAAGTGAACAGGTATTCCTGTTCAATGTGATATAATCCACAGTTTTCTATACAGAATGCGTGTCTTTTTGCAGTGACATATTAATGTCACGAGGTGGCTCCACTCCACTTATgatccatctccacagagccctaaccctccatctccacagagccctaacccactaaccctccatctccacagagccctaaccctccatctccacagagccctaacccactaaccctccatctccacagagccctaaccctccatctccacagagccctaaccctccatctccacagagccctaacccactaaccctccatctccacagagccctaacactccatctccacagagccctaacccactaaccctccatctccacagagccctaaccctccatctccacagagccctaaccctccatctccacagagccctaacccactaaccctccatctccacagagccctaaccctccatctccacagagccctaaccctccatctccacagagccctaacccactaacactccatctccacagagccctaacccattaaccctccatctccacagagccctaacccactaaccctccatctccacagagccctaacccactaaccctccatctccacagagccctaaccctccatctccacagagccctaaccctccatctccacagagccctaacccactaaccctccatctccacagagccctaacactccatctccacagagccctaacccactaaccctccatctccacagagccctaaccctccatctccacagagccctaaccctccatctccacagagccctaacccactaaccctccatctccacagagccctaaccctccatctccacagagccctaacccactaaccctccatctccacagagccttaaccctccatctccacagagccttaacccactaaccctccatctccacagagccctaaccctccatctccacagagccctaacccactcaccctccatctccacagagccctaacccactaaccctccatctccacagagccataaccctccatctccacagagccctaaccctccatctccacagagccctaacccactaacactccatctccacagagccctaacgctccatctccacagagccctaaccctccatctccacagagccctaacgctccatctccacagagccataaccctccatctccacagagccataaccctccatctccacagagccctaacccactaacgctccatctccacagagccctaacgctccatctccacagagccataaccctccatctccacagagccctaaccctccatctccacagagccctaaccctccatctccacagagccctaacccactaacgctccatctccacagagccctaacccactaaccctccatctccacagagccctaaccctccatctccacagagccctaaccctccatctccacagagccctaacccactaaccctccatctccacagagccataaccctccatctccacagagccctaaccctccatctccacagagccctaaccctccatctccacagagccctaacccactaaccctccatctccacagagccctaacccactaACGCTCCATCTCCACAGAACCCTAACCCACttaccctccatctccacagagccccaacccactcaccctccatctccacagagccctaacccactaaccctccatctccacagagccctaacccactTACCCTCCATCtacacagagccctaacccactcaccctccatctccacagagccctaacccactacgctccatctccacagagccctaacccactcaccctccatctccacagagccctaacccactacgctccatctccacagagccctaacccactcaccctccatctccacagagccctaaccctccatctccacagagccctaacccactaaccctccatctccacaaAGCCCTAACCCACTTAcgctccatctccacagagccctaaccctccatctccacagagccctaactcactaaccctccatctccacagagccctaacccacttacgctccatctccacagagccctaaccctccatctccacagagccctaacccactaaccctctATCTGCACAGAGCCCAAACCCactcaccctccatctccacagagccctaaccctccatctccacagagccctaacccactaaccctccatctccacagagcccgaACCCActtactctccatctccacagagccctaacccactaaccctccatctccacatagccctaacccactaaccctccatctccacagagccctaacccactcaccctccatctccacagagccctaacccactcaccctccatctccaca contains:
- the crybgx gene encoding crystallin beta gamma X, whose amino-acid sequence is MNIFTKVYGLAQQTSKLGSVLQRAFYGSSGRVTLFEQRNFAGRRLDLTADCQKLSDKNFPERCNSVQVENGAWVGYEQENFRGRQYLWDMAEKGEYNCYDKWCAQVDHVSSVRSVKQDSSPARAHLFERAGFSGKKTELQDDIPNMMTRYSLNRAASIRVLGGAWVVYQEPNYRGPHYVLEKRDYNNASDWGSQSSTVGSMRRVRFNN